From the genome of Bradyrhizobium elkanii USDA 76, one region includes:
- a CDS encoding GMC family oxidoreductase — protein MPRRLEGDFDYIIVGAGTAGCIMANRLSADPKTRVLLLEAGGKDNWIWFHIPVGYLFAIGNPRSDWMFKTEAEPGLNGRSLAYPRGKVIGGSSAINAMISMRGQAADYDHWRQLGLTGWSYSDVLPAFRRLEDHFLGESEHHGVGGGWRIEAPRLSWQILDAVGDAAEEMGIKRIPDFNTGDNEGTSYFHVNQKRGRRWSSARGFLKPVLNRGNLRLETDVLVDRLIIESGRAAGVLFRQGDEVVEARARGEVILCAGSIGTTQVLQRSGIGPSEWLSPLGIDIVLDVQGIGHNLQDHLQQRAIYKVSGVRTLNETYYNLIRRGLMGLDYAFRRRGPLTMAPSQLGIFTRSDATRSRANIQFHVQPLSLDKFGDPLHRFPAITVSACNLQPSSRGTVRIKSSVPDDKPLIAPNYLSTDDDRQVAADAIRTTRRLMKQKALEKYHPEEFLPGPSVGDDDASLAKAAGDIGTTIFHPVGTAKMGTANDPMAVVDERLRFYGLNGLRIADASVMPTITSGNTNTPTAMIAEKAAAMILQDAR, from the coding sequence ATGCCGCGAAGGCTCGAGGGTGATTTCGACTACATTATCGTCGGCGCAGGCACGGCGGGCTGCATCATGGCCAACCGCCTGTCGGCCGATCCGAAGACGCGCGTGCTGCTGCTGGAAGCCGGCGGCAAGGACAACTGGATCTGGTTTCATATCCCGGTCGGCTACCTCTTCGCGATCGGCAATCCGCGCTCGGACTGGATGTTCAAGACCGAGGCCGAGCCGGGCCTCAACGGTCGATCACTCGCTTATCCGCGCGGCAAGGTGATCGGCGGCTCCTCCGCCATCAACGCCATGATCTCGATGCGCGGCCAAGCCGCGGACTACGACCACTGGCGGCAGCTCGGCCTCACCGGCTGGAGCTACAGCGACGTGCTGCCGGCGTTCAGGCGCCTGGAGGATCATTTCCTCGGTGAAAGCGAGCATCACGGCGTCGGCGGCGGCTGGCGCATCGAGGCGCCGCGGCTGTCGTGGCAGATCCTCGATGCGGTCGGCGATGCCGCCGAGGAGATGGGCATCAAGCGCATCCCGGATTTCAACACCGGCGACAATGAAGGCACCAGCTATTTCCACGTCAACCAGAAGCGCGGCCGGCGCTGGTCGTCGGCGCGCGGCTTCCTCAAGCCGGTGCTGAACCGCGGCAATCTGCGGCTCGAGACCGACGTGCTGGTCGACCGCCTGATCATCGAGAGCGGCCGCGCCGCCGGCGTGCTGTTCCGCCAGGGCGATGAGGTGGTCGAGGCCCGCGCCAGGGGCGAAGTGATCCTCTGCGCCGGCTCGATCGGAACCACGCAGGTGCTGCAGCGCTCCGGCATCGGTCCGTCCGAATGGCTGTCGCCGCTCGGTATCGACATCGTGCTCGACGTGCAGGGCATCGGCCATAATCTGCAGGACCATCTGCAGCAGCGCGCGATCTACAAGGTATCCGGCGTGCGCACGCTGAACGAGACCTATTACAACTTGATTCGCCGCGGCCTGATGGGCCTCGATTACGCGTTTCGCCGCCGCGGTCCCCTGACCATGGCGCCGTCGCAGCTCGGCATTTTCACGCGCTCGGACGCGACGCGCTCGCGCGCCAACATCCAGTTCCACGTGCAGCCGCTGTCGCTCGACAAGTTCGGCGATCCGCTGCACCGCTTCCCCGCGATCACGGTGAGCGCCTGCAATCTGCAGCCGAGTTCGCGCGGCACCGTGCGCATCAAATCGTCCGTTCCCGACGACAAGCCGTTGATCGCGCCGAATTATCTGTCGACCGACGACGACCGCCAGGTCGCGGCCGACGCCATCCGCACCACGCGCAGACTGATGAAGCAGAAGGCGCTGGAGAAATATCATCCCGAGGAATTCCTGCCCGGCCCCTCGGTCGGCGACGACGATGCCTCGCTCGCCAAGGCTGCCGGCGACATCGGCACCACGATCTTCCACCCCGTCGGCACCGCGAAGATGGGAACGGCCAACGATCCGATGGCCGTGGTCGACGAGCGGCTGCGCTTCTACGGCCTCAACGGCCTGCGCATCGCGGATGCCTCCGTGATGCCGACCATCACCTCAGGCAACACCAACACGCCGACGGCGATGATCGCCGAAAAGGCCGCGGCGATGATCCTGCAGGATGCGCGATAG